A region of Paraburkholderia sp. BL23I1N1 DNA encodes the following proteins:
- a CDS encoding ABC transporter substrate-binding protein yields the protein MTTRAGWISRLTVSTVLSLAAFGASAQQTIKIGEINSYKAQPAFLGPYKNGWNLALDQVNAAGGVLGKQLEVVSRDDNGNPGDTIRVAQELIAREQVQLLFGGFLSNTGLALTDFAKQKKIFFLAAEPLTDKIVWADGNKYTYRLRPSTYMQVAMLVPEAVKLKKKRWALVYPNYEYGQSAVATFKKLMMAAQPDVEFVAEQATPLGNVDAGAVTQAIADAKPDAIFNVLFGADLGKFVREGNTRGLFKDRSVVSLLTGEPDYLDPLGAEAPTGWIVTGYPWYSIDTAANKKFVDAYQAKYHDYPRLGSVVGYSALMSIAAGIKKAGSTDPDKLAAAFKGLGVETPFGPITFRTQDNQSTMGAFVGVTGLKDGKGVMTSYRYIDGASVQPSDAEVKKLRASE from the coding sequence TGACCACGCGCGCAGGATGGATCTCTCGCCTTACGGTTTCAACGGTGCTATCGCTCGCGGCCTTTGGCGCGAGCGCGCAGCAGACCATCAAGATCGGTGAAATCAACAGCTACAAGGCGCAGCCTGCCTTTCTCGGGCCTTACAAGAATGGTTGGAATCTGGCGCTAGACCAGGTGAATGCGGCGGGCGGTGTCCTTGGCAAACAGCTCGAAGTCGTGTCGCGCGACGACAACGGCAATCCGGGCGACACGATCCGCGTCGCGCAGGAGTTGATTGCGCGTGAGCAGGTGCAATTGTTGTTCGGCGGATTCCTGTCGAACACGGGTCTTGCGTTGACCGACTTCGCGAAGCAGAAGAAGATTTTCTTCCTCGCGGCCGAGCCGTTGACTGACAAGATTGTTTGGGCTGACGGCAACAAATACACGTACCGTCTGCGTCCTTCGACGTATATGCAGGTGGCGATGCTGGTGCCCGAGGCGGTGAAGCTGAAGAAGAAACGCTGGGCGCTCGTGTATCCGAACTACGAGTACGGGCAATCGGCGGTGGCGACGTTCAAGAAGCTGATGATGGCGGCGCAGCCGGACGTGGAGTTTGTCGCCGAGCAGGCGACGCCGCTGGGCAATGTCGACGCGGGTGCGGTTACGCAGGCGATTGCCGATGCGAAGCCCGATGCGATTTTCAACGTGCTGTTTGGCGCCGATCTCGGCAAGTTTGTGCGCGAGGGTAATACGCGCGGGTTGTTCAAGGATCGCAGCGTGGTGTCGTTGTTGACGGGGGAGCCGGATTATCTTGATCCGTTGGGGGCGGAGGCGCCGACGGGCTGGATTGTGACGGGGTACCCGTGGTATTCGATCGATACGGCGGCCAACAAGAAGTTTGTGGACGCGTATCAGGCGAAGTATCACGATTATCCGAGACTGGGGTCGGTGGTCGGGTATTCGGCGTTGATGTCGATTGCTGCGGGGATTAAGAAGGCTGGGTCTACTGATCCGGATAAGTTGGCTGCCGCGTTTAAGGGGCTAGGGGTGGAGACGCCCTTCGGGCCGATTACCTTTCGGACGCAGGATAATCAGTCGACAATGGGGGCTTTTGTCGGGGTTACCGGTCTTAAGGATGGCAAAGGGGTGATGACTTCGTATCGGTATATTGATGGGGCTAGTGTGCAGCCTTCTGATGCTGAGGTTAAGAAGTTACGGGCGAGTGAGTAG
- a CDS encoding aspartate aminotransferase family protein — translation MTSRPVIDDLSSFWMPFTANRQFKAAPRLLESAKGMYYRTTDGREVLDGCAGLWCVNAGHGRDEIVAAITLQLSTLDFAPTFQMGHPLAFEAATKVAELMPEGLDRIFFTNSGSESVDTALKIALAYHRSRGEGQRTRLIGRERGYHGVGFGGISVGGIAPNRKTFSGALLPAVDHLPHTHNLEHNAFSKGQPAWGAHLADELERIVTLHDASTIAAVIVEPVAGSTGVLIPPQGYLQKLREICTKHGILLIFDEVITGFGRVGKATASEYFGVTPDLITMAKAINNAAIPMGAVAASRTIHDTIVNSGAQGAIELFHGYTYSAHPAAAAAAVATLDLYRREGLFERAATMAPKFEAAAHSLREAKHVKDVRNLGMIAGVELESRDGAPGARAYEAFVKCFEAGVLVRFTGDILAFSPPLIIDEEQIAHIFKTVGDVLATVQ, via the coding sequence ATGACTTCGCGCCCCGTCATCGACGACCTGTCGTCTTTCTGGATGCCCTTTACCGCCAACCGCCAGTTCAAGGCTGCGCCGCGCCTGCTGGAATCGGCCAAGGGCATGTACTACCGCACCACGGACGGGCGTGAAGTGCTCGACGGCTGCGCCGGCCTCTGGTGCGTGAACGCCGGCCACGGCCGCGACGAAATCGTCGCCGCGATCACCCTGCAACTGTCGACGCTCGATTTCGCGCCGACTTTCCAGATGGGCCATCCGCTGGCATTCGAAGCAGCCACGAAGGTTGCTGAACTGATGCCGGAAGGTCTCGACCGGATTTTCTTCACGAACTCTGGCTCGGAATCGGTCGACACCGCGCTGAAAATCGCGCTCGCGTACCACCGTTCGCGCGGCGAAGGCCAGCGCACGCGCTTGATCGGCCGCGAGCGCGGTTATCACGGCGTGGGCTTCGGCGGCATTTCGGTCGGCGGCATCGCACCGAACCGCAAGACGTTCTCCGGCGCGCTGCTGCCGGCGGTCGACCATCTGCCGCACACGCATAACCTCGAACACAATGCATTTTCGAAGGGCCAGCCGGCCTGGGGCGCGCATCTCGCCGACGAACTCGAGCGCATCGTCACGCTGCACGATGCGTCGACGATCGCCGCCGTGATCGTCGAACCGGTGGCCGGATCGACGGGCGTGCTGATTCCGCCGCAGGGCTATCTGCAGAAGCTGCGCGAGATTTGCACGAAGCACGGCATCCTGCTGATTTTCGACGAAGTGATTACCGGTTTCGGCCGTGTCGGCAAGGCGACGGCGAGCGAATACTTCGGCGTGACGCCGGACCTGATCACGATGGCCAAGGCGATCAACAACGCCGCGATCCCGATGGGCGCCGTGGCCGCGAGCCGCACGATCCACGACACGATCGTCAACAGCGGCGCACAGGGCGCCATCGAACTGTTCCACGGTTACACGTATTCGGCGCACCCGGCTGCGGCGGCTGCGGCGGTTGCGACGCTCGACCTGTATCGACGCGAGGGCCTGTTCGAGCGCGCGGCGACGATGGCGCCGAAGTTCGAAGCCGCCGCTCACTCGCTGCGCGAGGCGAAGCATGTGAAGGACGTTCGCAACCTTGGCATGATCGCGGGCGTCGAGCTCGAATCGCGCGACGGCGCGCCGGGCGCGCGTGCTTATGAAGCGTTCGTGAAGTGCTTTGAAGCGGGCGTGCTGGTGCGCTTTACCGGCGATATTCTGGCGTTCTCGCCGCCGCTCATCATCGACGAAGAGCAGATCGCGCACATCTTCAAGACGGTGGGTGATGTGCTGGCGACGGTGCAGTAA